A single Salmo trutta chromosome 14, fSalTru1.1, whole genome shotgun sequence DNA region contains:
- the LOC115147492 gene encoding uncharacterized protein LOC115147492 isoform X2, which produces MNSTSLMIIVAVKQTVLTAAVGIIVVVLVLILCLSGLMCFRKKASKSTSDTRHTADDGQGDSGPVYDNVSSVAMSPTDNPTDNQDDIHYASVHFSHSKNQDVPLYSTVQLPQTQKQDEDVQYSALKFNRPTAATRPTAAQASEEDPSVLYSTVNKPRTQKT; this is translated from the exons ATGAACTCTACATCTCTGATGATCATTGTAGCAG TGAAACAAACAGTTCTGACTGCAGCTGTAGGAATCATAGTTGTTgttctggttctcatcctctgtctctctggactcATGTGTTTCAG GAAGAAGGCCTCCAAATCCACCTCTGACACAAGACACACAGCAGACGATGGACAG GGAGACTCTGGTCCAGTGTATGACAACGTCTCAAGCGTGGCCATGAGCCCTACAGACAACCCCACAGACAACCAGGATGACATTCACTACGCCAGCGTCCACTTCTCTCACTCCAAAAACCAGGATGTTCCTCTGTATTCCACCGTCCAACTGCCTCAAACCCAGAAACAGGATGAGGATGTCCAGTACTCTGCTCTGAAATTCAACCGCCCCACTGCTGCCACCCG acCCACAGCAGCACAAGCATCTGAGGAGGACCCCTCTGTTCTCTACAGTACagtcaacaaacccagaacccagaagacctga